The genomic segment TATTTTCAATCACATATCTAATATTGGAACAATTCaacaatgtaaatatgtaataatatatattctatattgtaatttactgttacttattagattttttttttaacaatgcataatattatacagtccaTTGTGAAAAACGGACTTATAGACCGACGGCACAGACTGTTTGAGTGAATCGACCCAAAATGTGGTCTGTTTaatgtacatagtattataccaTTTGGGCATTTGTGATTATTCCACCAAAATTACTGTTTcgggaaataaataataatatacaggtttgtaggtaaattaattttgatgtatTGTATAGTAATGTACATTgtcataatactaaaaaaatgtaattaatgcaataaaatcacataaaatacacataattaatagtttataattcactctaactttaaaattatataataataatgtaggtaatattatagtagctaatatttaaaaccaccaacaactaaaataataaaattacttgtgTATTACCCAATATCACTAACAAAcatgaaacaaatatatatatagtaaatatagtaaacatttttatttataatacatgagTGGCTGTTTACATATTCAAAatcctaaaattaaatataaacttaaaaatttttggcatcattttacataaaaaaaatttataggaTGATACAACActacaacattttgaaaattgaccttaacataatagtattaatggttttataatttcaaacttaataattaaaaatataatacaaacttgATGCATGGACATCTTAAAAAAgagttttctaaataaatataatagtaacaatTCAATCAGTCACTAACAATTATTGAAACTGttttttttgaatgtataattaatagtcGGGTTGTTCAATTCATATGTGGACTACTTTCAAATTCACCTTCTTTTACAGCAACTTTTTTGGTTAAACATGCATCGATAAACTTTGCTTTTATCACTGATCCAGGATAGATTTGTAGATCTTTTAATGTTGCTTCATTTTCAATTAATGGTTTTCCTGATTCTGTTTCTAAAATTTGATTAGCGGGCGAGACATTGAATACTTTTTCtatcttatttttaagtaagaaaACTGTATCATTCGATGACATTATAAAACTTAGTTGCTGTGGCATATGTCTTCCTATTCTCCTGGTTCCATAATCAGTAGCTCTGTTGTCAATGTTTATTGAAGAGACTGCTACTGCTGCTACTGCACTGGCGTTATTTGTCGATTCAACATCTTGTTTAAATTTCTTCGCACAATTGCCCACAAACTCACTGTCCGTTTCGTAAAATTTGAAATGGTTTGAGTttacttgaataaatatttttttgtttatgtaatCCTCAAACTTTCTTTCTTTGcccagtgttttttttttgcatatccCACAGACTTTTGGTATGGACTTTTgaaatattccatttttatcaaaatacacAAATACTCCACAATCAGCTTGGTAAAAATCTAGCAGATATAACCATTCTTCTTTGGTTATTATCACTGATACACTCTGATCTGTAGTGACAAAATTAGATGTTGGTTTGAAAAGCAATTCATTGTGATCTTGGCAAAGGAGGGATTTGTTATTAATCATTAGGGGCTTGGGTTCTTCACGAGGTCTGGCAGTAAATCTTTGCCAAGATTCAAGAAAGTCCTTGGTAATGCAAAAATATGGACAATTTTCTTCCGTGGAATTAGGTCTTGTATCATcacatattaaagtatatacatGTTTCCTCTGTAAAGTACCACTCATAAAATTTATCATTCTCggattgaatacatttttataaaatgcctTACACAGTCTACATGGTTTGGTATTTTTAGCAAAAAGTTCTACTTTAGGAAAGTAAcgtagcaaaatatttttcactttttttggAACTAATATCCTTGTCTCGTCAGCTATACATAAGTTACCGTGTGGGCATGTTATATCTTCATTTAATGTCCATCGCTCATTAcctgtattttctatataaaaaacattgtcTGTATATCTATTCAGGTTGTCATTGAAATCGAACATTATGCGAGTGCGTTCAGTTTCTAAGTTTTCAAAGTAGTCACTCATAACTTCTTCTTTAAATTTGTACagactaatattataatcaggttcaaataatattctttccGTGTCGTCAtctgtttcaatattattattttctatacctagATTGAAAAATGTTTCATCTAAAATTCCTATTAATGATGTACAAGTGGCACCTAATAATTCTTTGTTTATTGGCAAAGTTGCATTAGGAAGTATTTTGTGACGTTTTAGAAAATTATCAAACATCTTCAAAAATTTTACCTGCCAACATTGAGACGATTTTATTCCTaaccaaaaaaaagtttgttcattgtttttgtcatttttattattatttatggagtAACCTTCTTGAATGTCAGATATGAGATATTTATGTCCATCAGTTAATTTCCTCATGCATACTAAGGCAGATCTATTTCTAACACATAAATCACATAATGATGAATTTAACCTAAGTCTTGGACCCCCTTGATACAAATCATACAGTTTGTCAGCCAGTTCTGTTCCAATGTATTTGGTTATGTGTAATGCATTAGGATTCAGTTTGTTATGTGGACATACTATGGATAAgttgtttatttcaaaaacttccTCAGGAGGTCTTGTGTCCGCCAATGATGTTAGCCAGGGAAACGAAATAGCATCGCCTTCATCTTTTTTTACTCcattacatttaatttcttCAACTAAATTCGATATGAATTGTGCAGATTCTATATTTTCCATTTCATATGAAAAACTATCTTCATAATAACTGTTTAGGGTCTTAATTAACTCAGTCAGTCGTGGTGATAATGTGAAGTTAGATGATTCGGCTTTTAATTTCATTACTATGGAAGCTCTTATGTACACCAACATGTATGCATTATTCGTTTTGTACTCGTTTGTTAAAATGCTGAAAGATTTAAATGATGCTAATTCCTTAAATATGCTTTCAATTTCCAAATTGAAATCATAAGTATTCAACATTTTCACATTTTCATCGTCCATTTCATACCATTGTCCGGTTGTCAAATCTTTTATATGTGTAATGAAATGACCAACATTTGCATTTCTGCCTTTGTGGATTATAGCTCCATATAAACTATACACATGCTTCTCTTTTGATGATTCACACGATACATCAAAATACTTTCCCATGTCTATAGTGTACGGGCATCTAATTtcagtatttaattttgttgttatcatcaaattgttatcatataCATAACGCATGAGTTTAAGATGTACTAAATTCGGTAATGAAGTTAATACAATTTGACGAACAGCGTTTTGTTTACTTTGACATTTTTCACAGTCATATTTATCTTTTCCTGTCAtttgttcttttttaaaatacgCTTGTAAACAGTCAGTTACGGTTTTATAGCATTTAATGTACAATTCAATTTCCCTAAATTGTGATTTAGTTACTGATTTAGTTTTACAGTTTGAACATATAGTTACACTGTTAGATTCaccaaaaaaattgtcttttatcATTTCTCTAACAGACACATTTGATTGTGAATTTAATTTCTCGTGGCAAAatgttactaaataattttgaaattcttcCGAATCCTCCTGAATATTAACATCAATATTTAACGATTTTACGAAGGGTTGAGGATTTATTGTTTTCTGAATTCCAAACTGCATTTGGGCAAATATTAATTGAAGATGACCAATTACAGTCATCGGCTCATATGAATTTTCAATGAAAAGAgtttcattttctttttcatCCTCATCATCCATGGGATCCCAATTTAATATTgcatttctaatatttatattgtgaaaCCACAGTTGAAGTAAACTGTTGATGTAACAAGTTGCTCCTAAATTTTTCAATCCGGGAAAAGTATTTGCTTGTCGAAGCTTGTACTTTGGTTCCTTATTCACATGAAATGCTTGAAGGTCATATAAACAATTCGGTTTTTCACAAGGAATTTCATCTTTATGGACAGATGTCAGTTCACACTTAGGAAAACCTATCttatactttttcaaaatatactcTTTTTGTATGTCTGCCTCTCTAGGAAGAATGTTGTTTGCAGATTCCATATTTGTTATGAGCTTAATCTTTTTATCGGTTTTATACAAAaagtttgatttaataaatcatcTGTTTTGAAATTGATAGTGCTCATTCCTTTTTAGCACTTCATAATGTCTTgctgaaacaataaaaaaaacaatgaatatagaaaatgagtatttaaattttcaatatttaatacagaAATGCAgttatagtaaagatattttgattgatactagtttaatttgttttaataataccaatatttattaaaactaactaaAGCCGTTTAACATAAaatcaatatcaaaattattctgATATGAATAAGAATTGATATTCGGTCACTTATAATTAGACTGTTTCTCGTTGAAATAATCaaacta from the Acyrthosiphon pisum isolate AL4f chromosome X, pea_aphid_22Mar2018_4r6ur, whole genome shotgun sequence genome contains:
- the LOC115032997 gene encoding ubiquitin carboxyl-terminal hydrolase 48-like codes for the protein MESANNILPREADIQKEYILKKYKIGFPKCELTSVHKDEIPCEKPNCLYDLQAFHVNKEPKYKLRQANTFPGLKNLGATCYINSLLQLWFHNINIRNAILNWDPMDDEDEKENETLFIENSYEPMTVIGHLQLIFAQMQFGIQKTINPQPFVKSLNIDVNIQEDSEEFQNYLVTFCHEKLNSQSNVSVREMIKDNFFGESNSVTICSNCKTKSVTKSQFREIELYIKCYKTVTDCLQAYFKKEQMTGKDKYDCEKCQSKQNAVRQIVLTSLPNLVHLKLMRYVYDNNLMITTKLNTEIRCPYTIDMGKYFDVSCESSKEKHVYSLYGAIIHKGRNANVGHFITHIKDLTTGQWYEMDDENVKMLNTYDFNLEIESIFKELASFKSFSILTNEYKTNNAYMLVYIRASIVMKLKAESSNFTLSPRLTELIKTLNSYYEDSFSYEMENIESAQFISNLVEEIKCNGVKKDEGDAISFPWLTSLADTRPPEEVFEINNLSIVCPHNKLNPNALHITKYIGTELADKLYDLYQGGPRLRLNSSLCDLCVRNRSALVCMRKLTDGHKYLISDIQEGYSINNNKNDKNNEQTFFWLGIKSSQCWQVKFLKMFDNFLKRHKILPNATLPINKELLGATCTSLIGILDETFFNLGIENNNIETDDDTERILFEPDYNISLYKFKEEVMSDYFENLETERTRIMFDFNDNLNRYTDNVFYIENTGNERWTLNEDITCPHGNLCIADETRILVPKKVKNILLRYFPKVELFAKNTKPCRLCKAFYKNVFNPRMINFMSGTLQRKHVYTLICDDTRPNSTEENCPYFCITKDFLESWQRFTARPREEPKPLMINNKSLLCQDHNELLFKPTSNFVTTDQSVSVIITKEEWLYLLDFYQADCGVFVYFDKNGIFQKSIPKVCGICKKKTLGKERKFEDYINKKIFIQVNSNHFKFYETDSEFVGNCAKKFKQDVESTNNASAVAAVAVSSINIDNRATDYGTRRIGRHMPQQLSFIMSSNDTVFLLKNKIEKVFNVSPANQILETESGKPLIENEATLKDLQIYPGSVIKAKFIDACLTKKVAVKEGEFESSPHMN